In a single window of the Desulfocurvibacter africanus subsp. africanus DSM 2603 genome:
- a CDS encoding helix-turn-helix domain-containing protein — protein MVEHEGKALYVLVPVEEYRELERLRAGEEPTYPHEVVERLTEGKSLVRAWREYRGLTQVDMATRLGITIPAYQRMEQPGRNLRLGTLKRLAKALEVRVDHLILDDDEDEDAACLTGQNAELDRDSILIEGEAQEPSDTRARPL, from the coding sequence GTGGTCGAGCACGAGGGCAAGGCCCTCTACGTGCTCGTGCCCGTGGAAGAGTACCGGGAACTGGAGCGCCTGCGCGCTGGAGAGGAGCCGACCTACCCGCATGAGGTCGTCGAACGCCTTACCGAGGGCAAGAGCCTCGTGCGCGCCTGGCGCGAGTATCGCGGTTTGACCCAGGTGGACATGGCAACGCGCCTGGGCATCACCATTCCGGCTTACCAGCGCATGGAGCAGCCCGGCCGCAATCTGCGCCTGGGCACCCTCAAACGCCTGGCCAAAGCCCTGGAAGTCCGCGTGGACCATCTCATTCTGGATGACGATGAGGACGAGGACGCGGCCTGTTTGACCGGCCAGAATGCAGAGCTCGACCGCGACTCCATCCTGATCGAGGGCGAGGCACAGGAGCCTTCCGACACCCGCGCCCGGCCCCTCTGA